Proteins encoded in a region of the bacterium genome:
- a CDS encoding shikimate kinase encodes MEKNIVLIGFMGTGKTEVGILLAKRLNMNFVDTDKLIEEREKDRIVRIFEVKGEEYFREIEEKIIEEVSNYKNCVIATGGGAVIREKNYNNLKKNGILICLKATPEEIYKRTISKKDRPLLMK; translated from the coding sequence ATGGAAAAGAATATTGTACTTATTGGTTTTATGGGAACAGGCAAAACTGAGGTAGGAATATTACTTGCTAAGAGGTTAAATATGAATTTTGTTGATACTGATAAATTAATAGAAGAAAGAGAAAAAGATAGAATTGTAAGAATATTTGAAGTTAAAGGAGAGGAATATTTTAGAGAAATAGAAGAAAAAATTATTGAAGAGGTATCAAATTATAAAAATTGTGTTATTGCAACAGGAGGAGGTGCTGTTATAAGAGAAAAAAATTACAATAATTTAAAAAAAAATGGAATTCTGATATGTTTAAAAGCAACGCCTGAAGAAATTTATAAAAGAACAATATCAAAAAAGGATAGACCGTTACTGATGAAAT